From a single Lytechinus variegatus isolate NC3 chromosome 9, Lvar_3.0, whole genome shotgun sequence genomic region:
- the LOC121421234 gene encoding accumulation-associated protein-like: protein MIPIINAHRLPAPAQRGNQPASPCPIIVRFSRMADRDRLLQAFEQPRRLPGNQHPALPGQSAQPAHPGQLVQPARPGEASQPGQSAQPGQAAQPGRPARPGQPAVPAQPGQPAVPAQPGQPAVPAQPRQPGQHGQSGQPGQPAQQSYVEVASESLPNANQRFNRVTIRTDLPAKMKKERGRLASLAYKLRHEKKLATRIRQIGTKIFLQTRQGTANSSVQPNWVNWTE from the coding sequence ATGATCCCGATAATTAACGCCCACCGGTTACCTGCACCTGCACAGCGCGGTAACCAGCCCGCCAGCCCCTGCCCCATCATCGTACGATTTTCTCGCATGGCTGACAGAGACCGCTTATTGCAAGCTTTCGAACAGCCTCGGCGTCTTCCGGGAAATCAACACCCTGCCTTACCTGGCCAGTCAGCCCAGCCCGCCCATCCCGGCCAGTTAGTCCAGCCCGCCCGGCCAGGCGAGGCCTCCCAGCCCGGTCAGTCAGCCCAGCCCGGACAAGCCGCCCAGCCCGGAAGGCCCGCCCGACCCGGACAGCCCGCCGTACCCGCCCAACCCGGACAGCCCGCCGTTCCCGCCCAACCCGGACAGCCCGCCGTACCCGCCCAGCCCAGACAGCCTGGACAGCACGGCCAATCCGGACAGCCCGGACAGCCCGCCCAACAGAGCTACGTCGAGGTGGCATCGGAATCTTTGCCCAACGCCAATCAACGCTTCAATCGGGTGACTATCCGTACtgatttacctgctaaaatgaaaaaagaaagaggccGATTAGCTTCATTGGCATACAAACTCCGCCATGAAAAGAAACTAGCAACGAGAATAAGACAGATTGGAACCAAGATATTCTTACAAACTAGGCAAGGCACGGCAAATAGCAGTGTTCAGCCAAATTGGGTGAACTGGACTGAATAG